The Pseudomonas protegens genome contains the following window.
CATCGCGCAGCAACGGGCGGCGGAACCAGGGCAGCAGCAGGACCACGCCGAGGGCGAACCACAGCGACAGGCGTGGCACCAGTTGCCACCAGTCCAGGCCGATTTCCCACAGCGACCAGACGGTACTGGCGAACAGCACCAGAGCGTAAAGGCCCAGCGCCGCGCGTTTGCCGGCCAGCAGCAAGAGGCCGGTCAGCGTCAGGCCGATACCGGCCAGGACGTAGTACAACGAGCCGCCGAGCATGCTCAGCTTGATCCCCCCGGCCAGCAAGGCCAGGCCCATTAGCAGCAGCAAGATCCCGAGCAGGCCTGGCAGCAGGCGGCTCGGACTTGAAGCACCCTCAGTGCTCATAGTGTGGTTCTCCGTGACGTTAAGAGTGGACCCGCGCTTGTTCACTGTAGATGACGATCAGGCGCGGGCTTGGTTCAGCTGAAAACTGTGAATGGCGTGGTTTTTTGCCGCGCGGCTTTAGAACGAACTCTGGATCTTGATCCCGCCGATCAGCGCGTCGTCCACCTGGCTCACGCCACCGGGATGGCGGATGTATTGCAGGTTGGGGCGCACGGTCAGCCAGTTGGCCAGGTGCACGCCGTAGTACAACTCGGCGCTGTATTCGGTGTCCTGGGGCGGCAGGTAGCCGGGGTTGTCGTAGTCGTAGATCGCGCGGGCCTGGTTGCTGGCCTGGGCGTTCTTGCGGTACGCCGGGTTGACGTGGACCCGGGCCAGGGCAAAGCCGATGTCGTCCTTGGCCCGGGCATCGAACAGGCCCTTGTAGACCAGGCCGGCCTGGACGTAGTTGTCGATGGCGTTGGTCTTCTTGTCATGGGCGGTGACGTTGGCGAACAGGCTCAGGCCGCGGGAGTGGTCGCTGGCCACGCTGGTGACTTGCTGTTGCGCGCCGAACCACAGGCCGTGCTTGCTCGAACTGCTGCGATAGGCTTCGCCGCTCAGGGCCGCGCTCTGGCCGTTGCCGTCCTTGTACACGTCGCTGGCCTTGGCGCTGCTGTAGTAGTAGCCGGCGCGGTACTCACCGGCCAGGCCGTTGAGTTTCGGTGTCCACACCAGTTCCACCGGCAACAGGGTGCCCTGGGTGCCGCTGCCGCTGAGCTTGAAGCCGTTGTCGCGGTCCAGGTTCGACGGGTTTTGCTCATAGGCGCCGATCTGCGCGTAGACCTCGGGGGTCAGGTGGTATTTGACCCGCAGGGCCCACTGGCTGACCGGCCAGTTGTACCAGACGCTGCCGGCCCAGTTGCCCACCTGGGAGCCGCAGAACGCCAGGTTCTGGAAGTCGCAGGGAAAGCTGTTGAAGTCTTCGCCCTGGCCGAAGCGGCCGGCCTTGATGTCGAGCTTCTGGTCGAAGAATTTCTGCTGGTACCACATCTGGGTCAGGCGCCAGGTCTGGCCGCGGCCCCAGACTTCCTGGGCCGAGGTGAAGCCGCCGACCCGTGGGTCGTTGATCCGGTCGTTGCTGATGTTGTCGCCGTCGCGCTTGGTCACGGTCAGTTGGAACTCGGCGTCATCCCAGCCGAGGATCTTCTGCAGGTCCAGGTGGCTGCCGAAGGCGAACTGGTCGCTGTAGCGCGCGGTGCGGTCGTGGTCGTAGCCACCGTGCAGGTTCGACCCCATCTCGCCGACGTAGTCGACCTTGAAGTCGTAGCCCTTGTTCGCCAGTTCCGTGCGGGTGCCGTTCCAGTCGCCGAGCATCCAGGGCGAGTCGCTGTCGAAGGCCGGGGCGGCCTGGGCGCAGGCGGCAAACCCCAGGGCACCGAGCAGGCTCAGGGTCTTGGGCAGGGCAACGGGAGTCAGGACAGCGCTGTCTTTTAAGCGCTGAAAAACGGGCATAGGCATTCGAGTCAGGTCTTTTTTCTAGGAATAGGCAGAAGCAAGGGCGCGGCACGTGGCATCGATACAGGTTGATCGAGGACGGCAGGCCGCTGATTTCAAAAGGAAAGATGAAGCGTTTCAGCTTCAGGGTGCGAAGGATAAAGCGCCCTCTCATCAAGAGAAAGCGCTTTTATTGACATGAACCCTTTCGGATTCGGTAACAGTCACCGGGCCCGGGCAGGTTCAGCGCGGCGCGGTGGCCGCGGCGAGGGATTGTTTCTGTCGGGTGTAGCTCAGGGCGAAGTGCGCCACCAGGCCGAAGATCAACCCCCAGAACGCCGCGGCCAGACCGAGGAAGCTCATGCCCGAGGCGGTGACCAGGAAGGTGATCAGCGCCGCCTCACGCTGTTTCTCATCGGCCATGGCGCCGCTGAGCCCGGCGCTGATGGCGCCGAACAGGGCCAGGCCGGCCAGGGCCGCGATCAGTTCCTTGGGCAGGGCGGCGAACACCGAGGCCAGGGTCGCGCCGAAAATCCCCATGAGGATGTAGAACAGGCCGCAGGCGATCCCCGCGACGTAGCGTTTGTTCGGGTCTTCGTGGGCTTCGCGACCGGTGCAGATGGCGGCGGTGATGGCGGCGAGGTTAATGCCATGGGAGCCGAAGGGCGCCAGCAGTACCGAGGTGATGGCGGTCCAGGACACGATCGAGCGCGCCGGGGTGGTGTAGCCGGCGCTGCGCATCACCGCCATGCCCGGCACGTATTGCCCGGTCAGGGTCACCAGGGCCAGGGGCAGGCCGATGTTGACGATGGCGTGCCAGTTCCACTCGGGGGCGATGAAGATCGGTTCGGCCAGCGCCAGGGTGATGGAGCCGCCATTGAACTCGCCGAGGCCGGCGGCCACCGCGCAGCCCACCAGCAGTACCGCGAGGATCGCGTAGCGTGGCGAGAAGCGTTTGCCCAGCAGATAGGCGGCGATCATCGCCAGCACCAGGGCCGGTTGCAGGGTGACCGAAGTGAACAGCCCGGCGCCGAAGCGGAACAGGATGCCCGCCAGCATGGCCGCGGCAATGGCCTTGGGCAGGCGGCTCATGAGCTTGTCGAAGGCTCCGGACAGCCCGAGCGCGGCGATGATCAGCGAGGCCACGATATAGGTGCCGATGGCCTGGGGCAGCGACACCGTGGGCAGCATCGATACCAGCAGCGCCGCGCCGGGCGTGGACCAGGCGGTGATCACCGGCACTTTCAGGCGCCAGCTCAGCAGCAGGCCGGTGAGGCCGCTGCCGATGGAGATGGCCCAGATCCAGGACGACACCTGGTCACTGGGCATATGGGCTTCGCGGGCGGCCTGGAACACGATGATCAAGGGGCCAGCGTAGGAAATGATCACGGCGATCAGGCCGGCGATCACGGCGGAGAGGGACAGGTCCTTGCTGAGACTGTGCATGGCATCTCGACTGGGCATGGGGTGGAAGTAGTTGAGTCGATTGAGTTGGCGCTGGCTGAGTGTATTTCAATAAATTGAATCGATTCAATTGGTTCTCGGTGCGGTTGCCGCCAAATCGACTGTGATCAGTGGTTAAACTATTGATTTATAAGTATTTATTGGATTTGAAAAACTTTATAAGCGGTTTCTAAGCGGCGGATCGCTCTATGAGTCGAATCAATTTGTCGAATGAGTCGATGCTAAGAGTCGATGCGCGCCTGTGATATGCTGCGGTCCATCTCAACGCAACCGATGGTCATCAGCCTCCATGTGGGTTCCTCAGTTAAGCGAGTTCAATCAACCGGTCTACCTGTCCATTGCCGATGCCCTGGCGCGGGATATCGGCAGCGGCTTGTTGAATGACGGTGATCGTCTGCCGACCCTGCGCGAGCTGGCGGTGATCCTCAATGTCACCCCCGGCACCATCAGCCGCGCCTACAGCGAAGCCCAGCGGCGCGGGCTGGTGCAAGGTGAAGTCGGGCGTGGCACCTACGTGCTGGCGCAGCCGCCGCTGGGGTTGCCGGAAGGCTCCAGCGCGCCGTCGCTGTCCCTGGGCCAGTCCGAAGTCCTGGACCTGTCGATCATCAAGCCCTACAGCGAAACCCTGGAATACTGGTTGCGCGGCGCCCTGGTGGGCATGGCCCACAGCAGCGACTTCGGCCGGGCCCTGGACTACGCCCCCGACGGTGGCCACCCGGCCCATCGCGAAGCCGGTGCCCAGTGGTTGCGCCACTCCTTGTCCGAGGTCCATTGGCAACAGGTGGTGCTGACGGCCGGCGCCCAGCACGGCCTGATGGTGGCCATCAGCGCCTTGAGCAATGCCGGTGATCTGCTGCTCTGCGAGTCGCTGACCTACCCGGGCATCATTTCCGTGGCCCATGGCCTGGAGCGGCGTCTGCGGGGCGTGGCGATGGACGAAGAGGGGATGCTGCCCGAAGCCCTGCGCGAGCAGTGCCTGCGGGAAAAACCGGCGCTGCTGGTGTGCGTCGCCAGTTGCCAGAACCCCACCACGGCGATCATGTCGCCCCAGCGCCGGGCGCAGATTGCGGCGATTGCCGAAGAGTTCGACTTTTTGATCATCGACGACGATATCTACGGCTTTCTGGCCACCGATCCGTCGATCAAGCCGCTGTCGAGCTACGCGCCGCAGCGTTCGGTGTACCTCACCAGCCTGTCCAAGGCGATCATGCCGGCGTTGCGCGTGGGCTATCTCTACAGCCCGCCGAAGCTGCTGTCGCGCCTGAGCTCGATGGTCCGCAGCAGTGTGTGGATGCCGTCGCCGCTGACCGCGCAATTGGCCAGCAACGTGATTGTCGAGGGCTTGGATCGCAAGCTGGTGCAGACCCAGCGCAGCGAAGCGGCGGTGCGCCAGGCGATTGCCCGGGAAGTGTTTGCCGGCTTGGAGATCCGGACCCAGCCCCACAGCTATCACCTGTGGCTGACCTTGCCGGAGCCGTGGACGGGCGATGAGTTCGCCACCCTGGCCCGGGCCAATGGGGTGCTGGTGATGAGCGGCAACCAGTTCCAGGTGGAACGCGGCGTCAGCTCCCGTTGTGTGCGGGTGGTGCTGATGTCGCCCACCACCCGCGACGAGTTGCGTTTTGCCCTGACTCAGCTGGCCAGCCTGATCGAGGCCGATCCGCGGCGTTATCGCTAAGCCCTTCGCCGGCAAGCCGGCTCCTACACGGATCTGTAGGAGCCGGCTTGCCGGCGAACAGGGCCTTAGAAGGTAGTACGCAAGCCCACTTCCACACTGCGCCCGGCGGCCGGGGCGATATCCCGCAGGATCGAGCTGGCGTAGCGCACGGTCTGGTTGGTCAGGTTCTCGCCCTTGACGAAGGCCAGCCAATGGCTATGGCCGATATCGAAGCGATAACCGGCACTGGCGCCAAAAGTGGTGTAGCCATCGGTGCCGCTTTCGTGGTCCGGCACCCGACCCTGGCTGGCGGCATGTTGCACATCCAGGCGTGCCTGCCAGCGGTCCAGTTCCCACAACAGGCCGCTGTTCAGGCGCAATGGAGCAATGCGCGGCAGGTCCTGGCCGTTGTCGAGGTTCTTGGCCCGGGTGTAGTCGCCGGACAGTTCCAGGGCGAACTTGCCGTAGGCGCTTTCCCCCAGGCTCCAGCGATCCTGGGCCTCGATCCCGGCAAAACGTGCCCGTACCCCGGAATAGGCGTATTCCGGCAGGCCGCCGGCCTCTTCTTCGCCTTCATCGTTCAGGGTGCGCCCCGTGCCCAGCAGGCCGATGTAGTTGGAGAAGTGGCTGTAGAACACCCCGACGCTGCCTTTGTGGATGCCGTTGTCGAAGCGCAGGGCCAGGTCGCTGGAGACGGCCTTTTCCTTGGACAGCTTGGCGTTGCCCAGCTCATAGGTGCCGGTGGCGACGTGGGCGCCGTTGGCATACAGCTCATAGAAGGTCGGGGCGCGTTCGGTGTAGCCCAGGGTCGCGGCCAGGGACCAGACCGGGGTCAGGGTGTATACCGCGCCGGAGGACAGGCTGCCGGCGGTGAAGCTGCTGGACTTGTCGGCCTGGGCGAAGCGTTGGTTGCCCTTGCTGTCCGGGTCCACGGTGGTGTGTTCCAGGCGGCCGCCGAGGCTCAGGCGCAGGCGCTCGGTGGCTTGCAGTTCTTCGAGGATGAACAGCGCGCCGCTGTTGGTATCGGTCTGCGGGACGAAGGCTTCTTCGCCCAGGGCGGAGAATTCGTTGCGATTGACCTGGGCGCCGATCACCCCTTCCAGTGGGCCCAGCGGCTGGTGCCGGGCCTCGACCCGGGCTTCGTAGCCCTTGTTCTTGAAGGTGGTGCCGGTTTCGCCACCCTCGATCTCGCGGTGTTGGTAGTCGGTGTAGCCGGCGTTGAACTTGAGCGAACTGAACGGCCCCTGCAGGTTGCGCAGTTCCGAAGCGAAGGCGTAGTGGTCCTGCCTCATGCGGATGCGCACGTCGTCTTCGGCGGGGGAGCCGTAGTTGGCGTCGTAGTTGCTGTAGGACAGGCCGGCATAACCGTCGTCCCAGGTGTAGGAACCGCCGATGGCGCCGCCGTCCTGGCGCCCGTCGCTGTTGCCCAGGCGGCCTTTCTTGCCATCGCCATCTTCGCTTTCCGGGGCGTGGCGGCTGCGGGCGTAGCCGGGAATCTTCAGGTCGTTGAACTGCCGCGAGTTGGCGTCCAGGTGCAGGGCGAAAGTGCCGTCGCCGGCCTCCAGTTTGCCGGCGCTGCTGCGGGTGGTGTCGGCGCCGCCGTAGCGCAGCTCGCCGGCGCCGTGAATCCCTTCGATGGCTTGGGTGGGAATGCGGTTGTCGAAGCTGTTGATCACCCCGCCAATGGCGTTGCCGCCGTACAGCAGGGCCGCCGGGCCGCGGACGATTTCAATGCGCTCGACGTTCACCGGGTCCAGGGGCACTGCGTGGTCGTAGGACAGTGACGAAGCATCCAGGGCACCGACGCCGTTTTGCAGGATGCGGATGCGGTCGCCATCCAGGCCGCGAATCACCGGGCGGCTGGCGCCGGGGCCGAAGTAGGACGAAGACACGCCCGGCTGTTTGTTCAGGGTTTCACCGAGGCTGCCTTTCTGTTGCAGGGTCAATTGGTCGCCTTCCAGCACGGTGGTGGGCGCGGCCAGTTCGCTGCTGCCCAGGGGGTTGGCGGTGATGACCTGCGGGGGCAGTTCCACGGCATGGGCCTGGGAGGCGAGCAGCAGTGCGGCGGACAGGGGCGACAAGCGCCACAGTAAAGAGCGAGAAGGGCGTGGGATTGAGAGGGACATCGGTCATTCCTTGGCAAGCAGGGCGCAGCGCGCTTTGAGTCAGAAAACAGGCGGGACACGTGGGTGCCCTGGGTGGGGTTCAGGGTCTGTTTATTGATACAATATAACAACTCTTTTATTTCAAAAAGCCAGGAACTTTTGCCTTTTCATGCGCAATCGCTGCGCTTGCCTGCGGCGTCTACAGTTAAAACAGCGCGCTGGCGCGGGCGCATGCCCTCGGCTAAGGTGCGCGGCTTTCCCTCTTTTCTTCCCGCAAAGGCCTGGCATGACCGACACCCAAACCGACCCGCTGCATGGCGTGACCCTGGAACAAATCCTCAAGGCGCTGGTGGAACACTACGAATGGTCAGGGCTGGCCGAGCGCATCGATATCCGCTGCTTCAAGAGCGATCCGAGCATCAAGTCGAGCCTGACCTTCCTGCGCAAGACGCCCTGGGCGCGGGAGAAGGTCGAGAAGCTCTACGTCAAGTTGCAACGCACCAAGCGCCCGCTTTAAGGAGCCGTATGGCTGGCTTCTCGCTGCGGGGGCTGTTCACTCGGCGCGGCCTGATTGCCGTGGCGGCGATCCTTGGCTGGTTCGGGCTGAGCGTCCAGTTGTACCTGATCCTGTTGCTGCGCTGGGAGGTGGGCGCCAGTCTGTTGGGCGGCCTGGTGAATTTCTTCAGCTTCTTCACCGTGCTCAGCAACACCCTGGCGGCCAGTGTGCTGACCTGCGCCCTGAACCTGCGGATATCCCGAGGGCAGGCGTTCATGCTCAGGCCCGCGGTCAGTGGCGCGGTGGCGGCGAGCATTGCGGTGGTGGGCTTGGCCTACAGCCTGTTGCTGCGTCACCTGTGGCATCCCCAGGGCTGGCAATGGCTGGCCGATGAGCTGCTGCACGATGTGATGCCGCTGCTGTTTTTGCTCTATTGGTGGTGTTGCGTGCCTAAGGGCGAGTTGCGACTCAAGCACATCGGTCTGTGGATGCTCTATCCGGTGCTGTATTTCGCCTACCTGCTCTTGCGCGGGAATCTGCTGGGGCTGTACCCCTATCCCTTCATTGCCGTGGACAAGCTGGGGTATCCCCAGGTGTTGCTCAATGCCCTGGGGATATTGGCCGGATTCGTTGGGGTGTCCCTGCTGTTGCTGGGCCTGGACCGCTGGCTGGGCAGGCGCCAATCCCGGCCTCTGTAGGAGCCGGCTTGCCGGCGAAAGGGCACTTGAGATCGTTTTCGCTGGCAAGCCAGCGCCTCCGGTCTGGCGGGGTTATTCCGCTTCGCTACTGTCCAGGCGCCAATAACCGGCGGCCTTGACGAACTCGTCGTTGAGCCGGTGTTCATCCAGCAAGATTCGACGAACCTGGCGCGACACCTTGCTCTCGGTAGCCACCCAGGCGTACAGCTTGCCGTGCGGCATCTGCAACTGCCGCACGGTGCTGAGCAGATCCTGCCCACCGCCGTCGCGTTCGACCCAGATCACCTGCACCTCGGCGGCGCTGTCCAGGGCCTGACGTTCGGCGGCGTCCTGCACCTCGATCACCGCCAGCACCTGGCGCCCGGCTGGCAGTTCTTCCAGGCGCCGGGCAATGGCCGGCAAGGCGGTTTCGTCGCCGATCAGCAAGTAACTGTCGAAGATGTCCGGCACGATCATTGAGCCCCGGGGGCCGCCGATGTGCAGGAACTGCCCCGGCCGGGCCTGTTCGGCCCAGGTCGAGGCCGGGCCGTCGCCGTGGAGCACGAAGTCGATGTCCAGTTCGCCCAACTCCAGGTCATAGCGACGTGGGGTGTAGTCGCGCATGGCGGGCATCGGTCCGCTGTCCTTGCCCGGGCCCAGCACCAGGGTTTCCAGGGCGGCTTGCTGTTCGGCGTTCTGCGGGAACAACAGCTTCACATGGTCGTCGCTGCCCAGGCTGATGAAGCCGGCCAGCTCGGGCCCGCCGAGGGTGATGCGGCGCATTCGCGGGGTCAGGTCGACAACGCGCAGGACCTCCAGGCGTCGGCGCTTGATCTCGTGCATGACCCGATGGATGGACAGTTCTGGGCGGGCAGTCATTGGCTTTTCTCCGGGGCAGGGTGGCGCACAGGACCATCGACAATGGCCTTGGCGGTGTTGTTCAGCAGGTCGCGCACCCGAAGGATTTCTTCCGGGCTCCAGCGGCCGTGGTGCATTTGCAGGGCGTGGCGCAGGTTGTGCACCGCCTCGTGGATTTCCGCGGGGCGATCATGCCCGCGCAGGGAACGCTTGCTGACTTCGATGCGCATGCGCACGCCGTCCAGGGCGATGGCTTGCTCCTGTAAGGACAGACGTCCGGCGTCGGTCACGCTGTAGCGTTTTTTGCCGCCTTCGGCATCGCCCTGGATCATTTCGCTTTCTTCGAGAAAGGTCAGGGTCGGGTAGATCACCCCGGGACTGGGGCTGTAGGCGCCATCGAACATGCTTTCGATCTGGCGGATCAGGTCGTAGCCGTGGCACGGCTGCTCGGCGATCAGTGCCAACAGCAGCAGTTTCAGGTCGCCGGGGGCGAAGACCCGGGGCCCGCGGCCTCCGCGCTCGCGGCCGGGACGACGTTCGAAAATCTCATGGCTGTCCCCGTGTTCGCGATGGGGAGGGTGGTGACGCTCGCTCATTTTCTCTTTCTCCGTTTCGATTTAGACATAACTTAAGATATATCTTAAGTGGCGCGCAAGCATTTCTGCTCGCGACGCAGCGGCCGTTTGTCGGGGAGGAAGGAGTGAACAGCGGGTCCGGATTCAGCGTTGGGCGAGGCTGCCCTGGCACTGGGTACTGCTGCCCGGCTGCAGGTACGGCATGAGGATCGGCGCCATGCCCTTGAGCACCTGCACCGGCAAGGCCGAGGTGAACTTGAAGGCTTGTGCCGAGGCGCCCGGCACGTAGGCGGTGAGGGTGCCGAAGTGGTGCTCGCCGATATAGAACACGAAGGTCGCGGTGCGGTTGATGGACTTGGAGCTCAGCACCCGGCCGCCGGCGCCGATGGCTTCGATGCGGTTGTCGCCGGTGCCGGTCTTGCCACCCATGGCCAGCGGCGTGCCATCCGCCAGTTTGAAGCTGCCGGACACCCGTTTCGCGGTGCCGGCATCCACCACCTGGGACAGGGCGCCGCGCAGGGCCGTGGCGACTTCCGACGGCATGACCCGCTTGCCCTTGCCCGGGTCATTGCTCAGGCGGGTTTCGTAGGGCGTGCCGGCGGCGAAGTGCAGGCTGTCGATGCGCAGGGTCGGCAGGCGCACGCCGTCATTGAGGATGGTGCCCACCAGTTCCGCCAGGGCCGCCGGGCGGTCGCCGGAGCTGCCGATGGCGGTGGCCAGGGACGGCACCAGATGGTCGAACGGATAACCGACGCTCTGCCAGCGCTGGTGAATATCCAGAAACGCTTCGACCTCCAGCATGGTGCGGATGCGGCTGTCCCGGGCGCTGCGATGGCGACTCTTGAACAGCCAGCTGTACACCTCCTGGCGCTCGAATTCGCTGGCCTTGACGATCTGGCTGAAGTTCGCGTCGGGGTTGTTCATCAGGTAGCCCAGCAGCCACAGGTCCAGAGGATGGACCTTGGCGATGTAACCCTGGTCCGGCAGGTCGTAGGCCCCCGGGCCATAGCTGGCGTAGAGCTTGTCCAGGCGGTCATCGGTGAGTTTTTCACTGGTCTTGGCGTTCTTCATGTGGGCCCGGACAAAGCGCTTGAAGCTTTCCTGGCTGGCGTCCGGCAGCAGGTAGCGGTGCACGGCGGCGAGGCGGATCGCCGTCGGGTGCATGCCATCGAGAAAGGTGTCCAGGCGCGATTGGGTGTCCTTGTTGCGGTACTTTTTCCAGAACCGCAGCAGGAAAGAGGTGCCCTCACGGTCGGCAAAGCGTGCCAGGTACTCCTGGCGCCGCGGGTTGGCGTCGTCGCTGAGCAGTTCGGCGCTGGCGCTGTCGCCGCCGTAGGTGCTGTAGCGCACCAGATCACGCATCAGGCGGATGAACGGCAGGTTGATGGATTCGCGCAGGGCATCGCGCAGGGTCGGGCTGCGGCCGTTGTCCTCGTTGCGGAAGTTGTGGAAGTGATGCACCCCGCCGCCGGTGAAGAAGGCTTCGCCGGGGCTGGCGGAATAGGTGCGGTCCAGGGCCGCGTCGAGCATCTTCGGCAGGCTGCGGTCGCTGTTCTGCAGCAGGTAGTCGAGGGCCCATCGGCTCAGCCGGTCCTGCTCGTTGACCGCAACCTTCCTCAATTCGGCCGGGGTTTTTCCGGCGTGCTTGTCGTGCAGCTCGGCGATGATCTGCAGGTAAGTGGTCAGCACCCGCAGCTTGGCGGTGGAGCCCAGTTCCAGCTTGCTGCCTTCGTTGATGTCGAACGGCTGGTCGGTGCTGTCGGTCTGCACTCGTACCCGTGAGCCGTCCGGGGTCAGCTCGAACAGGGTGAAGCTGTAGCGCACCTGGGTGGTGCTGGTGGGCGTCAAAAGGCGCTCGCCGAGCACGCCGATCTCTGCGGCGAAGGCCGGGTCGGCCAGGTGCTTGAGGTACTCGGTGGCCTGGCGTTGCAGGTCGCTTTGCAGGGTACTGGTGGCGGACAGGTCGAGGCGGTCCAGATCGTACAGAGGCCGGTTGAGCAGCGCCGCCAGCCGGCTGCGGGCCACGCTGATGCCCTTGTTGGTTTCGATCGGCTGGATCGTCGGCTGTTGCTGCCAGTCGCGGTAGCTGACCTTGCTGGCCAGGGCGGCGGCACTCAGGGCGGGGTCGATGACCTCGTTCTGGGCCAGCAGTCGGATATGGCTGTCGGTCAGTTCCGCCAGCTCTGCGCGACCCTTGGCCAGGTAATGGGAAGGGCGGCGTTGCGCGATCATCAGCGACAGCACCTGGCGCAGGGCCAGCCCGCGCTGGGCCAGGCTTTGCGCATCGTTGGCGGTGCTGCTCAACGCCCGGTTGACCTGATCGAAATCGGCGCCGTACCAGACCCGCAATCCTTCGGCCATGCCATGCACCTCACCGTGGCCGGGCACCGCCGACAGCGGCACGCTGTTGAGGTAGTCGCGGACGATCCGGCGCCGGGCTTCCAGGGTTTGCGGGCCATCCTGATAGGCGCGCACGCTGGCGGAAATCATCTGCCGGATCTTCTCGCCCCCGGACAGCGTCAGGCCATCGGGGGAGTGGCGGTATTTTTCCAACTGAGTGGCCAGGGTGCTGCCGCCGGCGGTCTGTCCCGGCAGGTGCATGAGCTTGGCCACCTGGGACCA
Protein-coding sequences here:
- a CDS encoding carbohydrate porin — its product is MPVFQRLKDSAVLTPVALPKTLSLLGALGFAACAQAAPAFDSDSPWMLGDWNGTRTELANKGYDFKVDYVGEMGSNLHGGYDHDRTARYSDQFAFGSHLDLQKILGWDDAEFQLTVTKRDGDNISNDRINDPRVGGFTSAQEVWGRGQTWRLTQMWYQQKFFDQKLDIKAGRFGQGEDFNSFPCDFQNLAFCGSQVGNWAGSVWYNWPVSQWALRVKYHLTPEVYAQIGAYEQNPSNLDRDNGFKLSGSGTQGTLLPVELVWTPKLNGLAGEYRAGYYYSSAKASDVYKDGNGQSAALSGEAYRSSSSKHGLWFGAQQQVTSVASDHSRGLSLFANVTAHDKKTNAIDNYVQAGLVYKGLFDARAKDDIGFALARVHVNPAYRKNAQASNQARAIYDYDNPGYLPPQDTEYSAELYYGVHLANWLTVRPNLQYIRHPGGVSQVDDALIGGIKIQSSF
- a CDS encoding benzoate/H(+) symporter BenE family transporter, which gives rise to MHSLSKDLSLSAVIAGLIAVIISYAGPLIIVFQAAREAHMPSDQVSSWIWAISIGSGLTGLLLSWRLKVPVITAWSTPGAALLVSMLPTVSLPQAIGTYIVASLIIAALGLSGAFDKLMSRLPKAIAAAMLAGILFRFGAGLFTSVTLQPALVLAMIAAYLLGKRFSPRYAILAVLLVGCAVAAGLGEFNGGSITLALAEPIFIAPEWNWHAIVNIGLPLALVTLTGQYVPGMAVMRSAGYTTPARSIVSWTAITSVLLAPFGSHGINLAAITAAICTGREAHEDPNKRYVAGIACGLFYILMGIFGATLASVFAALPKELIAALAGLALFGAISAGLSGAMADEKQREAALITFLVTASGMSFLGLAAAFWGLIFGLVAHFALSYTRQKQSLAAATAPR
- a CDS encoding PLP-dependent aminotransferase family protein: MWVPQLSEFNQPVYLSIADALARDIGSGLLNDGDRLPTLRELAVILNVTPGTISRAYSEAQRRGLVQGEVGRGTYVLAQPPLGLPEGSSAPSLSLGQSEVLDLSIIKPYSETLEYWLRGALVGMAHSSDFGRALDYAPDGGHPAHREAGAQWLRHSLSEVHWQQVVLTAGAQHGLMVAISALSNAGDLLLCESLTYPGIISVAHGLERRLRGVAMDEEGMLPEALREQCLREKPALLVCVASCQNPTTAIMSPQRRAQIAAIAEEFDFLIIDDDIYGFLATDPSIKPLSSYAPQRSVYLTSLSKAIMPALRVGYLYSPPKLLSRLSSMVRSSVWMPSPLTAQLASNVIVEGLDRKLVQTQRSEAAVRQAIAREVFAGLEIRTQPHSYHLWLTLPEPWTGDEFATLARANGVLVMSGNQFQVERGVSSRCVRVVLMSPTTRDELRFALTQLASLIEADPRRYR
- a CDS encoding TonB-dependent receptor produces the protein MSLSIPRPSRSLLWRLSPLSAALLLASQAHAVELPPQVITANPLGSSELAAPTTVLEGDQLTLQQKGSLGETLNKQPGVSSSYFGPGASRPVIRGLDGDRIRILQNGVGALDASSLSYDHAVPLDPVNVERIEIVRGPAALLYGGNAIGGVINSFDNRIPTQAIEGIHGAGELRYGGADTTRSSAGKLEAGDGTFALHLDANSRQFNDLKIPGYARSRHAPESEDGDGKKGRLGNSDGRQDGGAIGGSYTWDDGYAGLSYSNYDANYGSPAEDDVRIRMRQDHYAFASELRNLQGPFSSLKFNAGYTDYQHREIEGGETGTTFKNKGYEARVEARHQPLGPLEGVIGAQVNRNEFSALGEEAFVPQTDTNSGALFILEELQATERLRLSLGGRLEHTTVDPDSKGNQRFAQADKSSSFTAGSLSSGAVYTLTPVWSLAATLGYTERAPTFYELYANGAHVATGTYELGNAKLSKEKAVSSDLALRFDNGIHKGSVGVFYSHFSNYIGLLGTGRTLNDEGEEEAGGLPEYAYSGVRARFAGIEAQDRWSLGESAYGKFALELSGDYTRAKNLDNGQDLPRIAPLRLNSGLLWELDRWQARLDVQHAASQGRVPDHESGTDGYTTFGASAGYRFDIGHSHWLAFVKGENLTNQTVRYASSILRDIAPAAGRSVEVGLRTTF
- a CDS encoding VF530 family DNA-binding protein, giving the protein MTDTQTDPLHGVTLEQILKALVEHYEWSGLAERIDIRCFKSDPSIKSSLTFLRKTPWAREKVEKLYVKLQRTKRPL
- a CDS encoding Pr6Pr family membrane protein, with the protein product MAGFSLRGLFTRRGLIAVAAILGWFGLSVQLYLILLLRWEVGASLLGGLVNFFSFFTVLSNTLAASVLTCALNLRISRGQAFMLRPAVSGAVAASIAVVGLAYSLLLRHLWHPQGWQWLADELLHDVMPLLFLLYWWCCVPKGELRLKHIGLWMLYPVLYFAYLLLRGNLLGLYPYPFIAVDKLGYPQVLLNALGILAGFVGVSLLLLGLDRWLGRRQSRPL
- a CDS encoding siderophore-interacting protein, coding for MTARPELSIHRVMHEIKRRRLEVLRVVDLTPRMRRITLGGPELAGFISLGSDDHVKLLFPQNAEQQAALETLVLGPGKDSGPMPAMRDYTPRRYDLELGELDIDFVLHGDGPASTWAEQARPGQFLHIGGPRGSMIVPDIFDSYLLIGDETALPAIARRLEELPAGRQVLAVIEVQDAAERQALDSAAEVQVIWVERDGGGQDLLSTVRQLQMPHGKLYAWVATESKVSRQVRRILLDEHRLNDEFVKAAGYWRLDSSEAE
- a CDS encoding PadR family transcriptional regulator; its protein translation is MSERHHPPHREHGDSHEIFERRPGRERGGRGPRVFAPGDLKLLLLALIAEQPCHGYDLIRQIESMFDGAYSPSPGVIYPTLTFLEESEMIQGDAEGGKKRYSVTDAGRLSLQEQAIALDGVRMRIEVSKRSLRGHDRPAEIHEAVHNLRHALQMHHGRWSPEEILRVRDLLNNTAKAIVDGPVRHPAPEKSQ